AGATCTTAATTCACCTCTTAATATGGCATCAACTAGACAACTCACATCAAAAACAAAAGGTCTTAAAATTAAAACCTGCTACTTGCATCTAAGAGGAATCTGATAATAAATTCAAATATTATACTATTGTAGATCAGTACGTTTATTCGTTTAATGGTAAATTATTCTTGGGTTCAGACAATAAAAATGATTTCCTACTTTTGATATTATATATCTTAAGAACCCACAACCTGTTGAACTGGTGGTTCAATTTTTTAGTTTGCTTGCTTGGTATAAACAATGTCATCCATCTTACTTTTCACACTTGTTGTGAGTATTTTGAAAACCATAATTGACCTtgttggtaaatcccataagcctttgcgagtacacctgagatgtgcacatcgtttagtgaacatcgtaactgcgcattgcaagtcgacatgacgtaaaatgacgacccctcaggtgtactcacaaaggcttatgggatttaccaaaaaggtcaatcctTCCAACCTTAGCAGTGCTATGAAGAAGGTTCTTTCAGGACCAgtgtcaggggcgtagcaagcgggtggtcCCGAGGGTCCAGGATCCCAAGCAAAATCAAAAATGAAATAGAGATGTTGCCCCTGATCAGTGTCAGAATCCCTAACTAGGAACAAGTGTTTTTCTTTTGTACATTTATTAATAGTACAAAATATTGTGTACAGTAACAATAAATATGTTTTGTATCCTTTGAAAGGAAtgatataaatatgatttcatattatgtCTTGATTTCTCCTCTCTTGTCTGTGTTTGTAATTCTGTtgttcaaaaaaaattatttttggaaaTGCAAGTAAAAAGAATCCGTGCTGACCAgccatcttaatactaattatggcgtgtccgtccgtcctctcTGTGGCGCTTATCGCGATGCGTGCGTGGTTTCGCTAAGCGATGCTTTCATGGTGCGCATATATGAGCTTCGCGGTGCGTGTCGCGTCTTGctgtgcgctatcgcgtagtcgCGTGGAGTACCGGCAGGCGCAGTCtttgcgagcatcggaaagcattacagtgactaacaggtgcatctcatcggaccaattataggcctattttaaagacatgattaacataaaaatcatcagttatgatAAGGCCTAtgtaacccgtttgcgttcacatgtctcccgattgaattgacggcctacatccagacactaggCCTACTAAAATTTCGGATATTTTggggtcctccgatgtggttgcaggacagggtttggaagaAGCGAGCGATGGATATTCAGATTATAGGTtcagtaagcgtcacagctacaaaacagagttgatatagttgtgtcttaatcattgagagacgtatatcatatagtagtttgaaaggtcaggacaagtattatgggtaaagggtgttgggtaattagagataggcctatcacgagaaccgcccaacccgagaaccgcgaaatctagtaataGTATAATTGTGGGCAATTATTGGTAAATGTGCAGCAGTCTGAGCGGAtaagttatacatgtacataaagtgTCAGATCTGTGgtgattttaattttctgcaacttCTGTAGTTAGAATGAGCCACAACAAAAATGGGTAAGGTCAATAGGATTAAGTGAATTTTGAGGGGGGTAAATCTTAGAATATGCCCATTGTTGCCCTATTTTTTTcgtaatattttgttctgactAGGAGAATAGTcccatttttttctttgattaaGAGAGGTGCCTTCATGCTACCACTGTGGTACCACCACTGTGTCGGTGATAAAATACGGAACCATTTCCTATGGTCATAAAAAAGGCATTGATATATCCTGCTACACCAAGTACTCAGCGTGGCAatcataaaaaggtttttttagaaacatttaaatatctgcttatataaacggtataaaaaggtataaaacgttttaataacaaaacAGTTTTGCAAACTTGCTTCAAAACATTCTAATATAATGGTATATAAGTATTGACAAATTATattgcaaaatgtttgccaaaaatattttgcaatattttttaatgtattgttttttcatataaaatgttttaaaaacgtgttcACCACCTTTATataagcagacttttcaatattATCAAAACTTGAACCAAACTCTAACCATGCTTATAACCTgttatgtttaaaaaacatttgaaaattatCTACATCGTTACAGCACAGCGTATgttatatcagagaagatgtaataaagaggagggtcaacggaattatatccttgagataatcccgtaggtaatcctgtcgcatctattcatagtcctttattctcaagtagttagacatccacttgaaatatcctatgatgttatgtgtgtgaccgcccatggttgaccaattttcacttcagaattgaaaatatttcccatgtttctataaagaatttgttaaaaagtatgaaacgtgtgtgttaaggacctgctgcttggatgggataccacatgtgggtaatacaagaaagaaatcgagtgctgtaaaatttccgcccaaatccaccgttttttgtaaatatataaatttctaaagaagaaatttttaggattttttagagtggtgatgattgttgatcatttctattttattattttatatattttcctgtcatttcctgccaacctaataaagatattctgataattgataacattctttatcttaaataatagagtctgaaagtggcaaaaaataaaaaaaattataatttgccatattttatctgaaatctgactagatgacagggtctgcatgcatgctgTGTAtagcatgatgacatgcacacactgacctatccctaaaagcagttagctgcaacttgtgtatcacacccatcctgggttcaaaccctattgtggtattctattgttaagcagctaaatagggtgattcatcatttactttgagtgtaacggtctcacacatattttgtttgaggatagcttgatcaacctcctctttattacatcttctctggttatatacttcaatgttattgcatcaatacCCATAccttttagggaacaaaccaaaagatcagtGAAGGGGAGGGAGGGATAAATAAGTTGATTACATTTCTCATACATTCACTGATGTTATGTAATCtggaagttaagggggtactacacccctcaataaatttgtgcctatttttgcatttttctcaaaaactaataacaccatggtaacaaaagttatgcagattataggggcaaggaatccaattattacactggaatttcagtgacccaagacaagcggttcgatacttgtgatagaaaatgaggtaccgctaggatgtgactcatttcctatcatatttactgaaccgcttgtcttgattcactgaaatttcagtgtagtaattggattccttgccccaataatatacataacttttgttaccagtgtgttattaatttttgagaaaaatgcaaaaatagtcacaaatttatcacaggggtgtagtacccccttaacccactTCCAGATTCATTAAAAACTTAGTAATGCAAGCAACTAGTTACATTTATATAGCTCCATTGATCTGTTGGTGTTTTCCTTACCATTACCCAGAGGCCAATTAATCGGCATGggtttgtgtgtgtgtatatTTAGCAGTAAAATAAAATGGGAGTTCCTCAAGGATCCATTTTGGTCCAATTTAGCCTTGCCGATGACATGACATTATTTTACCTCTTAGATGAAAACTCAAAGTGATTATTTTTGTTCGGTTACCTCGCTGACTTCAAGTGGTGAGGAAACGTGAGATTTCATACTCAATGAGGTCATTGATCGCCGCACAAGACGAAATAAAGAATCGTAGTGTAAATCTGCTGGATCAAAAGCTGATGCAGGTGTTGATGATGGTGTTGGTGGAGGTAATGATGGCGTCGACGGCAGCGACTGGCTTCTTAacccattatcatcatcattccgTACCCATCTTTCTGTATTTGGATTTCGCCAAACGTTTTGGGTTAAAGTAGGAGCGACTGTTTCATATGAAGTTCGTAAAAGGTATATGTTGTGATTTCTCGCGAAGCGGTTGCATCTTTGTCCATGGTCGCGGTCGCCAATATACGGAAGTGCAAGTATGAATTCATCAATCTGAGGAGGGCAAGAATAACGTCGACGACGGTTATCTGGAGTTCTGTAGACTTCTGCTGATGAAAGCATTGTTCTATGGTAACGGGACTCCATTGAACGCATGGAGCTTGCTCTTTGTTTAAAGTCGATCCTATTTTCAGGTTTCTGCCATTTAGGTTGAGGTTGATATGCTCTGGACATTTCTACCCGCCATCCGGATTTGTTTGGTTTGTAATCTTCTTCAGCTGACTCCTGACTTTCAGTTTTTTCACCAAGTTTTTCATCATCATTTTTAGTTCTGTTCACCATGCTAAGTTTAACAACACTTTTCTTATTAATGTCGTTGAATTTAACCATTTTCATTTGATGAGAGGGTTTCACGTGTGTTTCTAAATTGGGGTTGTCGACATCGCTGTTGCCGACGACCGGTCGCTCTTGGCGGCATTCTTTTCTAGTTAGTGTATCAAGCCTACGCCGAGCTTTTGTCATGCTTTCTTGGGATGTCTGAATATTTTGACGAGAGAGATGTAAGAAATCATCATGTGGGATGACATCATCAAAAACAAACTGTAAACTTGTGTCACGTTCATGACCATCATTACTTCGTTCGGAAATTGGTGATGTCACATCCAATCCTGATATCTCATTTTCCGACATGGTCGGTTTAAAATCTGTATCGGTTATCTGACTTATCCCTGGTGTTGACGATGGTGAGATGGTGTCATTCGTCGTGTTCATACTGGAGATTCGTGCCATTTTATTCCTGCAGTTTATGTTTTGTCCTGAAATCTCTGAAAAATGCTTCCAAAACTTGGTTCCATCGCTTTATGAAGAGCGTCCCAGTCTCATGTAGCAGGTTGCACCTCCTGACTTCAATTTCAGAGGGTTTTTTATTTGTCATAAAAGATCTTCATCAACGTGTCATTAAAGATAAAGTTATTGGTGACTGATGGGTGCTTTCGTTGCACAGACGCTGGTAATTCAACTAATGGTCGTTATGCTAAACAGTTCTTGAGTCTAACCAAAGTCCTCAGATCATCTGAATGCAGCTGAATGTATAACCGTTTTATTTGCAGTCCTATAAATGACATTGTAACTGTTTGATGATGCCATTtgcaattaattaaaaatgaaataatcAATTTAAGTCGCATGGCACAGATTCTCTCCTGCTGTGTAATTTGAATTAATGTAATTGTTCCACTGCTGCAATAAACTGGAAACGTGATATTAAGAAGAATGCGCTTGGCAAAATCACGGACTCTTGTAAGTTTGCATTGCTAAGGACTAAAAGGTTCCTATTTACTTAGCAAATATGATGTGCATAAAGGCTGCTTTTTATACTGCTTCTGTGTTCAAATATTCTCTGGTttagtttaaatataattatttgctttgttttgggGATATGTAAACTACATCTATTTTTGTGCAAGGACATTTGGCTATTTTGATATGACTTGTCTAGAGGCGAGGAGGTGATTTTGGGCGtccttttagtaggcctataccatgaCAGCGGCTCCGGAAGATTTATACATTGTATATAGCAAAGAAGGTCGGACGTTGCATTTTGGGCGCTCCAAACTggggtcaaaatggctaaaaaaaTTTCTATATAGTCATTATTGTACTTTGTGTAAACAATTCTTTCAACCGTAcaattttttagattttgaacTGACAATCGAGTCCAGTATAGTAATTGGTCTGAAGTtaaagaaagttttttttttcttcttcaacaaGGTGTTAACAATGTTATAGGCACTTGAAATCTCACAGAACGATGTTTGGCATTTtatttttgaagctaaactgatgaaatattgtgcaacagtggaataaattcgcgcgtaaCGCGAAAAAAATGCACTTTGGggactaaaatgggcaaatatgaggttaatttggtcagaaacccacatacaggcgtcaattgTATGGAtaaccccctggcaaaatattggggggatcccCCCCTTCTTGTTAGGAAGCAGACATAGGCGTATAGATATACGCCTATGTCTGCTTCCctaacaaaaccaattatatttctaattaactctttttaaGACAtcagggttcccttctacaccttgaagttgaaaaagatgtttttatattttttaaggacACCCtaggttaaaaatagcctgaccaaagttacccctcaGTATAGTCTTTGGTCACACATTCCCTGATGAAGAAAACtgagaaaaattaaaaataaatgattttcgCTGTACACGGGCAAGTAGTTTTTTGTGAcgtttgaccccttgcaaaattaatcaagcacacatccttgttcACCAATATCGATTTcctaaaaaaaatgtaaaaaaatgctaatttttggtcaaaaatcccaaatatttcgtcaatttcgaggaaattggacatgagagactattatttcttccaaacatatttcttaacaaattgacaccaaatatgactataAAGCAATattgctggttttttttttaatcgaccCGAAGTTACCCCGCTGGCGAAGTTAACTTACCGtgagatgcatttgtaggattgtactAGGCCTAGATACCGGTATTAAACCTTGAAgaattctgaagaagccatcagccaagatggcatAGTCTAAAATTAGGGAgtatttttgtatttgacaaTCAAAGAAATATCACCAAGTTTATCATACCGTTGCAGTTTGTTCTCAAGATCATAACTTGTAGTCATGGCAAAATTCCTAGTGGTTCATCAATCCAGGGATAGGCCTATGAGACAAAGTTAAAATCTTTGTGAAATGGGCCTGGGATTTTCTAATCTGTAGAAAAGCATTTGACCATTTATGATTTAATTTGTGCAAAATTAATGTATGAGTAAATTATGACACATTTTTTGAAACTGAGTGTTTTGTAACCAACTGGGTGGTACTGACGCCACCCTGCTGACCCAGTCTGCTGCtgaaatactgccctctatcaTCAGTATCCAAGGCATCACAGCTGATTGCTACCATAGCAACATGCCGCCAACTCTGTGCAAAGGTAAACACATGGTTGTGTTTATCTATCACCCAGGGTTTATCGCGGTTCACGGATCATTGTATGCAGTATAGTTTAATGCGTGTGGGGTTTCGCCGGTAAAGTGAATTGAACAAGGCGAAAATTACTTCATAGTTTTAACAGTTCTCACCAAGGAAAGGCATAAAACTGTGAGAAAATGCCTCGTGAGTTATTTGACGTGCAAAGACAAAACTTTTGGACGGAATCCATCCACAAAGAAGCATACACAAGATTAGCATGGCATGAAAAATATAGCAAAGAATTTGCACGAGAATCGAGACAAGGTAAGCTTCACTGTGTGTTGACGCTTCATCTATGTTGACGACAGTTGTGTTGTTACTGCATTTTAATACACAAACTTGTTCAGAGTTGGCAGTAGTCAATGGATAATTGGTAGTAAATTTTCACTGTAATTTACTAAAACCAATGAAAAATTATGTCAATGAAAAGGATCAAGATTCAAATtctaaaatttgttttaaattttaagaTTTTGTGATGCACTGTTTCTAACAACAATTTGCTACAAAGTTTGATGGTCAATTCTAATCCCACTTCTTAAAATACAGTTGTGAACATTAATTTATTTAAACACAGCAAAATCaacatgtaaaatgttttaaatattgttctTTCTAATTTCATCACACTGTAGTCAGTAACTAGTCTTAAGCCCCAAACAATGGCTACcataacaaaataaatatttcacatacaAACACTATCAAGATTTGTTTGGTTTAAAGCTCAACCACAGAGAGTACTTGGTCTTGTTTGCTTTCCGCAGCTTGTACCCAGCAAACTGTAATggaattataaaatgtttttcaaatgttttcatgaTAAAAGATAACCTAagattttatgtttttaaattgttttgacAAAAagttttcaatattttaaaaaacatttttgtgtttgctgggtaacattATGTGTTTACATTAGGATTTCTTGTCCCTTCTAAAAAtaagcttcagcatcatcaaacTTTTTAAATAGTATCATGTACCGTACTGTATTTGTTTGACACCACAacctctgtcatgtctgtaccATATTTTGTTTGTTGTACATCATAATTGCTgagttttcttgttttgtttattatctcACCAggaattgccagaaagaagaagccTGATATGGTCCCCAGAGTCCACTTACCTCCAGTGGCAGAATTAAAGCCAAAGAAATCGGACACACAATTAAAAGCCGATAAAGAAAAGATCAAGAAGGACAAAACGAAAGACTATGCTGCATTAGCTGCAGCGGATCCCAATGCTCTTCTAGTTGAAATGCGTCAAGTAACACCAGCGATCAGAACCCAATTATACAAAGGATTCAGTAAGGAAGGGACTGGTCGCTATGCGTATCTACAAGTCAGAAAGATTAAAAAGCCAGAAGATAAATATGACTTTCCAATCACAAGTTCATGGGAGTGCGGATGGAGGTTAGGCGATGTTGTGAAGGAGTTCGAGCACCTCAGTTTGGTAGATCTCGTATTGTCAAAGACTCGTTCTACAGGACCAATGGGATTTTCTAGAGGTTATTATAAACTTGAACTCATGAACTTGAGACTGATTTTGATTGCTAAATATCTGAAGTGGCTGTACAAGTGATGCATGCTATTATTATCAACAAAACAGATTGTATAAATTGTAAtaattttttacacaaaaaagttaacaaaaaaagtatttttttcaaatgagtTTTCTATTGAGATTGTAGTATTTTTCTTTCCACTTGAAGTTGCACAATTTTATAAAGCAGGACCATGTGATTGACCTACTACCTAGCATACAAAAACTAATACTTGCAGTAGGTTCTAAAAGTATAGAACACTCTTTTTAAATATTAGGTATGCAATGTGCTTGCAGCTTAGTTTAAAATCTTATCTTATAGTACTACATTTTGCTGGAATATTCCACCAAAGACTGGTAAAGGAATAGGATGGTCAATAGTTTAAGAGGAATATTTGAAGTAGAATGAGAGTGTTAGTAAATTTCAGGAGCTGGTTATTGGGGGAAAGTTTTCAATTTAACTGATTTCATATGGGATTAGAATGAGATGAGAAAGGCAATGAATAGTGATTACATGGTTGTATAAGATTTTTGCAATTTTAAATCTTGACATTATTTTTGTAGAATGGTACTTACGCAATAGGGCTGTTAAAAAGATtcttattttgcacattttgaagtGTGATAAGTAAACATGGAGCTGCCTGTTATGATACAGCTGTAATGCTGTATGGATAAGTATTATGAACCATTTTATGTACTAAAAgcccttttttattattttttttcttggcatAACAACTCGATCTTGTTTGCCTTTACACCATGCTGGGTATGGTTTGATCATGAtgtaatttacataaaatttatgaagtattgtattgtataaattgtcattttgctagatatataattataatatttacagtattttcttggccaaactggaacatgtgcGTTGCGTccttgtagcgtactaagcgtgtacgcttAATGTAAaggcgtgtatgctttcttctgtatcaCGCTATATTAGCGTGTGTTTATCGCTGGAGCCACTaagcgtttatagtgttccagtttggccaagaaattactgtaaatattataggtGCAATGAGTTTAAATAACTGCAGGACAGCTAATTTTATAGtattaaaatgcacattttttaaaGGCcacataaaataatttttttggttCTTGTCCAGGGGCTTTTCATAAATTGATGAGGTTTTTTCAATGTAAAGTTAGCATTGTTGAGTAGTTCTTTTCAAAAGTGCTTTTAAAAGGAAAACGGAGAGGTCTTGTTTTTacttcaaatgtgagattctgaaggATAAACCCCTAAGATTACCACAAAAAAGACTTAAAAGTGACCACCTATTCTCTTGTAAACTTATTCATCTATAAAGTTTTCCTTTACGCTT
The Amphiura filiformis chromosome 3, Afil_fr2py, whole genome shotgun sequence DNA segment above includes these coding regions:
- the LOC140148550 gene encoding LOW QUALITY PROTEIN: protein SPMIP1-like (The sequence of the model RefSeq protein was modified relative to this genomic sequence to represent the inferred CDS: inserted 1 base in 1 codon), which codes for MPRELFDVQRQNFWTESIHKEAYTRLAWHEKYSKEFARESRQGIARKKKPDMVPRVHLPPVAELKPKKSDTQLKADKEKIKKDKTKDYAALAAADPNALLVEMRQVTPAIRTQLYKGFSKEGTGRYAYLQVRKIKKPEDKYDFPITSSWECGWRLGDVVKEFXAPQFGRSRIVKDSFYRTNGIF